The following are encoded in a window of Brachyhypopomus gauderio isolate BG-103 chromosome 18, BGAUD_0.2, whole genome shotgun sequence genomic DNA:
- the polq gene encoding DNA polymerase theta isoform X3: MSEDVHRKPQVQSAVNVRKSDAQPASPSLQCGGAETHGKMAKDRKDLAQRLLFSETKSSGRRQQTRVLESKHEKRTGSCSPHWAATRKTSNVLNDEPKLKSRGVRSENSPDASMNTTKGYVLFSPTHMAAARKRRMQQQKPSHANTSISVLTPPPGLDLSTLCGSQVDAAQNIHMAVPDDQRDKLLLSNWGLPKPVLEKYQSLGVKQMFEWQAECLTLGKVLDGKNLVYSAPTSAGKTLVSELLILKRVLETRRKAIFILPFVSVAREKMFYLQNVFQEAGIRVEGYMGSTSAAGGFTALDVAVCTIEKANGLINRLIEEDKMDLLGTIVVDELHMVGDSGRGYLLELLLTKIQYIAKRRTQKCTEKTSGEGVQIVGMSATLPNLDLLAHWLSAELYHTDYRPVPLMEWVKIGPKLYDGCMSLVRPFTPTLPVKGDDDHIVSLCFETVQAGHSVLLFCPSKNWCEKLADSIAREFYHLHNQVKPSDTGGLSVSLNHEGLQDVVAQLKRTPAGLDQVLHRTVLWGVAFHHAGLTFDERDILEGAFRHGYIRVLVATSTLSSGVNLPARRVIIRTPVFNGHLLDILTYKQMVGRAGRKGVDTVGESVLVCKESERTKGVSLIQGSLKPIRSCLMKGEGEGVTTSMIRAILEIIVGGVASTPEEVRTYASCTLLAASLASEQPEQCGELDGAVRSRGAIEACMDWLMDNEFIHMQKEGDVERYCPTPLGSATLSSSLSPPEALGIFADLQRAMKAFVLENDLHILYLITPVYVDWATIDWYQFFCLWEQLPSALKRVAEMVGIQEGFLARSVSGKLIAKTEKQRRQMAIHKRFFTTLVLFDLVSEEPLGAVAKKYGCCRGQLQSLQQSASTYAGMVTVFCNRLGWHNLELLLSQFQSRLSFGVQRELCDLVRISLLNAQRARALYGAGFVTVAEVARANVTDVEKAMRKAVPFKSCKQAVDESEEEVQERRSKRCIWVSGEKALTEREAAQHIVSEARLLLQQDLALLGVQWNPSASLGEAGASSSDDSSYEDSQHCSLQIPVELQSEGLSEKETTVCDGEKRQRKNVESHQVLVKDQTSVSDLTRCPSKTRHCPARDSLDVVMTDPIGQAVKSQASMTSACISNNEQYTSALHKVLKSINAKDGACLSICRTTELPSAFPAKPSHIGCRHDSKVRGGSCLHTECNSISPLSKRRRVDDEIIENIGSVRMDIEMEEACSSRTSAMAVKAVSPALDGISLKNNQSEVNLKKLPELSKENCETKMSSHAPSHAGHTSSLPSHGCFPPGDRKKCSESKNGFGLNKVILEMEMETERGNHRAEGGYRKANQGNLIKQHENQNIPVGLLLKSKVNSEVTADIILNQQEKCNSPDLFPNELEEFGDSFQLDTQTERILLQEDKLLHNNDNLAGIQTVKLTCFAGSGNQVNKTSQTLNQKTPENENQVQGRMPEDESGKDSNEGTSLYAKDDPNKQFNNLPLREAKPKYNISLTDSQMENILNLTNHVPEREAWEMELKPDEPQPQKNNLTSMTKETVENVDNSPNRSSSFLFDSLYDGSILEDMEEEAEMAEEVEVEGAGGACTIPHVPSNKKMEEMRDDIRLEDREEVQWGESSFNLSEWGDSLLIGEHYLEKLNRGLKVCAGPKVNEEKPSYTDDIVSKLHMSQSNAPQVETADSSFNISEMQDIFDKWTDHFSVLPEPSGQLDANMAAKVSSSEVNVAITKTKQTELRSENFHVIKPNTLSCHFIPPTPVCDPVTPRVKMTPSEIQTCLSPRSGSDCTLKLQASSVPKNDSGPCLELKATSRTGEDYLQQLSQDASPPGSNSGSPETFSIIDVASDIKLFQTFLNEWKTKKRFCLAVACDKRGDAVKAESAFGSNFKKETNLVTSRRKDGFVIKGHEDMIVTGISVCWGGKDAYYVSLQQELTDTAISASLAPPPLDDNLTVGDRLKKIQDCLARSPSGADGVIVAYDFIQLYKTLLLACELSVMGAFEDPKVACWLLDPGSKERTLHNMVTNHVPQDLFLLDGISSGQGIKSLAMYGDSSQSGRYRAAIESVLVFRVMTQLNVLLEQENISDVFQRVEMPTQYCLALLELNGFGFSVAECEAQKHVMQAKLSDLESQAYRLAGHSFSITSPEDVAEVLFLELKLPPNGDLNSLKNKKTLGYTRRAGAGARIKLSKQFSTTKDVLEKLKALHELPGIILEWRRITNALTKVVFPLQREKIWHPKLEMDRIHPVSQSHTATGRVSFIEPNIQNVPKDFEIQMPTIIRESQPTLNNTACISSKTRDNIYRPHQAANKQISDSDKPPEKGMPFFVSMRHAFVPFSGALIVAADYSQLELRVLAHLSCDRRLLQVLNSGEDVFKSIAAEWKMVDPATIDDHTRQQAKQICYGIIYGMGAKSLGEQMGIDENDAACYIETFKSRYKGIQVFLQETVKNCRKNGFVKTLLGRKRFLPGIKDANVYTKSHAERQAVNTTVQGSAADIVKLATINIQHRLEEVLPNVPLSHQHHPSGTDNSPYRRQSPPSRGAFFVLQLHDELIYEVVEEDVIQVAQIVKREMESAVKLYVKLRAKVKVGPSWGNLQDLDI, encoded by the exons ctcCAACCAGTGCTGGAAAAACATTGGTTTCAGAATTATTAATCTTAAAAAGGGTCTTGGAGACGAGACGCAAGGCCATattcattcttccttttgtttctGTGGCAAGAGAGAAAATGTTTTATCTACAG AATGTGTTTCAAGAGGCAGGGATCAGAGTTGAAGGGTACATGGGAAGCACCTCAGCAGCTGGTGGCTTCACTGCACTGGATGTGGCTGTATGTACAATAGAGAAAGCCAATGGACTCATCAACAGACTTATTGAAGAGGACAAGATGGATTTGCTGG GGACTATTGTTGTAGATGAGCTACACATGGTGGGGGACTCTGGTCGTGGATACTTGTTGGAGCTCTTGCTAACCAAGATCCAATACATTGCCAAAAGAAGAACACAGAA GTGCACTGAGAAGACTTCTGGTGAAGGTGTGCAGATTGTTGGAATGAGTGCCACACTGCCAAACCTGGACCTTCTTGCCCATTGGCTGAGTGCTGAGCTCTACCACACAGACTACCGTCCAGTGCCGCTGATGGAGTGGGTCAAGATTGGCCCTAAATTATATGATGGTTGCATGAGTCTCGTCAGACCGTTCACACCCACTCTCCCTGTTAAG GGCGATGATGATCACATCGTGAGTCTCTGCTTTGAGACCGTGCAGGCTGGACACTCTGTGCTGCTCTTCTGCCCGTCTAAGAACTGGTGTGAAAAGCTGGCGGACAGCATTGCCAGGGAGTTTTACCACCTTCATAACCAAG TGAAGCCGTCAGACACTGGAGGGTTGTCTGTGTCCCTGAACCATGAAGGTCTCCAGGATGTGGTGGCTCAACTGAAGCGTACACCTGCTGGCCTCGACCAGGTCCTGCACCGTACTGTTCTCTGGGGAGTGGCCTTCCATCATGCAG GTTTGACATTTGATGAGCGGGATATCCTGGAAGGTGCTTTTCGTCATGGCTACATCAGGGTCCTGGTCGCCACCTCCACTTTGTCCTCTGGTGTAAACCTACCTGCCCGACGGGTGATTATCAGAACACCAGTATTCAATGGACATCTGCTGGACATACTGACCTACAAACAGATGGTGGGTCGAGCAGGCCGTAAAGGAGTGGACACTGTAG GTGAGAGCGTGCTTGTCTGTAAGGAGTCCGAGCGTACGAAGGGGGTCAGTCTCATTCAGGGCTCTCTCAAGCCCATCCGCAGCTGCTTAATGAAAGGGGAGGGCGAAGGTGTGACTACCAGCATGATCAGAGCCATCCTGGAG ATCATAGTTGGAGGGGTGGCGAGCACCCCAGAGGAGGTGAGGACCTACGCGTCTTGCACACTGCTGGCGGCCAGTTTGGCTTCTGAACAGCCTGAGCAATGTGGCGAGTTGGATGGAGCTGTACGTAGCCGAGGGGCCATTGAGGCCTGCATGGATTGGCTGATGGACAACGAGTTCATTCATATGCAGAAGGAAGGCGACG TGGAGAGATACTGCCCAACTCCTCTGGGCTCAGCCACTCTGTCGTCATCCCTGTCCCCCCCAGAGGCTCTTGGGATCTTTGCTGACTTACAAAGAGCAATGAAAGCCTTTGTCCTGGAAAATGATCTTCATATTCTTTACCTG ATTACACCAGTTTATGTTGACTGGGCAACAATAGATTGGTACCAGTTTTTCTGTCTGTGGGAGCAACTACCTTCTGCACTGAAGCGAGTTGCAGAGATGGTGGGCATCCAGGAGGGATTTCTGGCACGATCTGTCAGTGGGAAATTAATTGCTAAAACAGAGAAGCAGCGCAGACAGATGGCCATTCACAAACG GTTTTTCACAACACTTGTGCTCTTTGATCTGGTCTCTGAGGAGCCTCTCGGAGCAGTTGCAAAAAAGTATGGGTGTTGCAGAGGACAGCTGCAGTCTCTTCAGCAGTCAGCCTCTACATATGCAG GTATGGTTACGGTCTTCTGTAACCGGCTGGGATGGCACAACCTGGAGCTGTTGCTGTCTCAGTTCCAAAGTCGTCTGAGTTTCGGAGTGCAGCGAGAGCTCTGTGACCTGGTGCGGATCTCTCTCCTCAACGCCCAAAGAGCGCGCGCACTGTACGGCGCGGGGTTCGTCACTGTGGCAGAGGTAGCGAGGGCAAACGTCACCGATGTGGAGAAAGCCATGAGGAAAGCCGTTCCTTTCAAAAG TTGTAAACAGGCTGTGGACGAGAGCGAAGAGGAAGTCCAGGAACGCAGAAGCAAGCGCTGTATCTGGGTCAGTGGGGAAAAGGCCCTGACTGAGCGTGAGGCTGCACAGCACATTGTATCAGAGGCCCGGTTGCTCCTTCAGCAGGACCTGGCCCTTCTGGGTGTGCAGTGGAATCCCAGTGCTTCTTTGGGCGAGGCCGGAGCAAGTTCTTCTGACGATTCATCATATGAAGATTCGCAGCATTGCAGTTTACAAATTCCAGTGGAGCTACAAAGCGAAGGTTTATCTGAGAAGGAAACCACTGTCTGTGATGGAGaaaagaggcagaggaagaaTGTTGAAAGTCATCAGGTGTTAGTAAAGGATCAAACCTCTGTATCTGACCTCACTCGATGTCCTTCAAAGACTAGGCATTGCCCTGCAAGAGACTCTTTAGATGTAGTTATGACCGATCCGATTGGGCAAGCTGTTAAAAGTCAAGCAAGTATGACGTCTGCATGTATTTCAAACAATGAGCAGTACACTAGTGCTTTGCATAAAGTTCTCAAATCTATAAATGCTAAAGATGGGGCCTGTCTCAGTATCTGCAGAACAACCGAGTTGCCATCAGCCTTCCCAGCAAAACCTTCTCACATTGGCTGTAGACATGATTCTAAAGTACGAGGAGGGTCTTGCTTACATACTGAATGTAATTCTATAAGTCCACTGTCTAAACGCAGACGAGTGGATGATGAAATTATTGAAAATATTGGCTCTGTTCGCATGGATATTGAAATGGAAGAAGCATGTTCTTCTCGAACTTCTGCAATGGCTGTCAAAGCTGTCTCTCCTGCTCTTGATGGAATTTCACTGAAAAATAATCAGAGTGaagtaaacttaaaaaaattacCAGAATTGTCTAAAGAAAACTGTGAGACAAAAATGTCATCACATGCTCCATCTCATGCTGGACACACATCATCGTTACCCAGTCATGGGTGTTTTCCCCCAGGTGACAGGAAAAAGTGCTCTGAATCAAAAAATGGTTTTGGTCTCAACAAAGTGATACTTGAAATGGAAATGGAAACTGAAAGGGGGAACCACAGAGCTGAGGGCGGTTACAGGAAGGCCAACCAGGGAAATCTGATAAAACAACATGAAAATCAGAATATACCAGTGGGACTTTTATTGAAATCAAAAGTAAATTCTGAAGTAACAGCTGATATAATTCTGAATCAACAGGAAAAGTGTAACTCTCCTGACTTGTTCCCAAATGAATTGGAAGAATTTGGTGATAGTTTTCAGCTTGATACACAAACTGAAAGAATACTGCTACAAGAAGACAAACTGCTTCATAATAATGACAATCTAGCTGGTATTCAGACAGTTAAGTTGACTTGCTTTGCTGGTTCAGGAAATCAGGTTAACAAGACAAGCCAAACCTTGAACCAAAAAAcacctgaaaatgaaaatcaAGTCCAAGGGAGGATGCCTGAGGATGAAAGTGGTAAAGACTCCAATGAGGGCACATCTCTCTATGCCAAAGACGATCCCAACAAACAATTCAACAATCTGCCATTACGTGAAGCTAAACCCAAGTATAACATTTCACTGACAGATAGCCAAATGGAAAACATTCTTAATCTCACTAATCATGTGCCAGAAAGAGAAGCTTGGGAAATGGAGTTAAAACCGGATGAACCCCAACCCCAAAAGAACAATTTAACAAGTATGACCAAAGAGACAGTTGAAAATGTGGACAACAGCCCTAACAGGAGCAGCAGTTTTCTCTTTGATAGTCTGTATGACGGCTCCATTTTGGAGGACATGGAAGAGGAGGCTGAAATGGCtgaagaggtagaggtagagggcGCTGGTGGAGCTTGTACTATTCCACATGTCCCATCCAATAAAAAAATGGAAGAGATGAGGGACGACATTCGATTGGAGGACCGAGAAGAGGTCCAATGGGGTGAGTCTTCCTTCAACCTATCAGAATGGGGGGACTCGTTACTTATTGGAGAGCACTATCTGGAGAAGCTAAATAGAGGTTTAAAGGTGTGTGCTGGACCAAAAGTAAATGAAGAAAAGCCCTCATACACTGATGACATTGTGTCCAAgctacacatgtcacaaagTAATGCACCTCAAGTAGAAACTGCTGATTCTTCATTTAATATCAGTGAAATGCAAGACATTTTTGATAAGTGGACAGATCACTTTTCAGTGTTGCCCGAGCCTTCTGGACAATTGGATGCAAATATGGCAGCTAAGGTTTCTTCATCTGAAGTTAATGTGGCAATAACCAAGACAAAACAAACTGAACTGAGATCAGAGAATTTCCATGTAATCAAGCCAAATACATTAAGCTGTCACTTTATTCCTCCAACACCTGTATGTGATCCGGTCACACCCagagtcaaaatgacaccatcaGAAATCCAGACATGTCTAAGTCCCAGAAGTGGCTCAGACTGTACACTAAAACTTCAGGCAAGTTCCGTTCCAAAGAATGATTCGGGTCCATGTTTGGAGCTCAAGGCCACATCACGCACTGGTGAGGATTATTTACAGCAACTTTCTCAGGATGCCTCGCCTCCTGGTTCCAACTCTGGCAGCCCGGAGACCTTCTCAATTATTGATGTAGCAAGTGATATAAAACTTTTTCaaacatttctaaatgagtgGAAGACAAAGAAGAGATTTTGTCTTGCTGTTGCTTGTGACAAGAGAGGCGATGCAGTCAAAGCTGAATCTGCTTTTGGGAGCAATTTCAAAAAAG AGACTAATCTAGTGACGAGCAGAAGAAAAGATGGATTTGTCATTAAAGGTCATGAGGACATGATCGTAACTGGCATTTCTGTATGCTGGGGAGGAAAAGATGCATATTACGTATCACTACAACAAGAGCTAACAGACACAG CTATAAGTGCAAGCTTGGCACCACCACCACTTGATGATAATCTGACAGTGGGAGATAGATTGAAGAAAATTCAGGACTGTTTGGCAAGATCACCTTCAGGTGCTGATGGAGTGATAGTTGCTTACGACTTTATTCAGCTGTACAAGACTCTACTTTTGGCATGTGAACTTTCGGTAATGGGTGCATTCGAGGATCCTAAG GTTGCCTGTTGGCTTTTGGATCCTGGCTCCAAGGAACGCACCCTTCACAACATGGTGACGAACCATGTTCCTCAGGATCTATTCTTGTTGGATGGGATTAGTTCTGGTCAGGGCATCAAAAGTCTGGCGATGTATGGAGATTCCAGTCAGTCTGGACGCTATAGAGCAGCCATCGAGTCTGTCCTCGTCTTCAGGGTCATGACGCAGCTCAATGTGCTCTTGGAACAAGAAAATATCTCAG ATGTGTTCCAGAGAGTGGAGATGCCCACTCAGTACTGCTTAGCTCTGCTGGAGCTGAATGGTTTTGGGTTTAGTGTTGCTGAATGTGAAGCTCAGAAACATGTGATGCAGGCCAAGCTCAGCGACCTGGAATCCCAGGCCTACCGGCTAGCTGGCCACAGCTTCTCAATAACCAGCCCGGAGGATGTTgctgag GTACTTTTTCTTGAACTGAAGCTACCTCCCAATGGTGATTTAAATTCTCTAAAGAATAAAAAGACTTTGGGCTACACTAGGAGGGCTGGAGCAGGTGCCCGAATAAAACTTTCGAAACAATTTAGCACTACCAAG GATGTGCTGGAAAAACTCAAAGCATTACACGAGTTACCAGGAATCATCTTAGAATGGAGGAGAATTACAAATGCTCTGACCAAGGTCGTATTTCCACTACAAAGAGAAAAGATCTGGCACCCTAAACTTGAGATGGACAGAATACATCCAGTGTCTCAGTCCCACACGGCTACAG gAAGGGTGAGCTTCATTGAACCCAACATTCAGAATGTGCCAAAAGATTTTGAAATCCAAATGCCAACCATAATTAGAGAAAGCCAGCCTACACTGAATAACACGGCCTGTATCTCCAGCAAGACAAG ggacAATATATACAGGCCACATCAAGcagcaaataaacaaataagcgATTCCGACAAACCTCCAGAGAAGGGAATGCCCTTTTTTGTCAGCATGAGACACGCTTTTGTACCTTTTTCAG GGGCACTAATTGTGGCTGCGGACTACTCCCAGCTGGAGCTCCGCGTCTTGGCTCATTTGTCCTGCGATAGACGCCTTCTGCAAGTGCTCAACAGTGGCGAAGACGTTTTCAAAAGCATCGCGGCAGAGTGGAAGATGGTGGACCCTGCCACTATAGACGATCACACAAGACAACAGGCAAAACAG ATTTGTTATGGAATAATATATGGCATGGGAGCAAAGTCACTAGGAGAGCAAATGGGTATTGATGAAAACGATGCGGCCTGTTACATTGAAACATTTAAATCCAGATACAAAG gCATCCAGGTTTTTCTTCAAGAAACTGTGAAGAACTGCAGAAAAAATGGTTTTGTGAAGACATTACTGGGAAGGAAAAGGTTTCTCCCTGGGATTAAGGACGCAAATGTATACACAAAGTCTCAT GCAGAGCGGCAGGCTGTGAACACAACAGTCCAGGGGTCTGCGGCAGACATTGTTAAATTAGCCACCATCAATATTCAGCACAGATTGGAGGAAGTTCTTCCAAATGTGCCACTGTCACATCAGCATCACCCAAGTGGCACAG ACAACAGCCCGTACAGGCGTCAATCACCGCCTTCTCGGGGAGCCTTCTTCGTCCTTCAGTTACACGATGAACTTATTTATGAGGTTGTAGAAGAGGACGTCATCCAG GTAGCACAAATTGTGAAGCGGGAAATGGAATCTGCAGTGAAATTGTATGTGAAGCTCAGGGCAAAAGTTAAAGTCGGTCCAAGCTGGGGAAATCTACAAGACTTGGATATATAA